One window from the genome of Helicoverpa armigera isolate CAAS_96S chromosome 4, ASM3070526v1, whole genome shotgun sequence encodes:
- the LOC110375027 gene encoding uncharacterized protein LOC110375027, translated as MYWTYKSVVVVCMCAAVRTQVIPGKARTSDGDYNSVNPDGSFDFGYANKDRGASYHLAHANANGVVGGRFGAKDPATDTVKETVYTAGPRGFRAKGPNVHRNMDLDQRPRGNIGNKDDPYFDPSEDPSYSFKIDTRTYTKNENADSRGDVTGHYSFVDDVGERHEVSYIAGRDTGFHVSSAHPDNPSIIGSPFHRVPLVRGETKARGRTAVQRGRDGSYRFISAGPDQRRTESSDSQGNVRGSYTFLDDKGVQRTVNYIAGPGIGYRIVKNSNDPYIPPYFPTIPSQYDPEFINAGSKYGAGSPPAAAADDVFKGPDGTAASGHVKPPPFPTSDSDRPTNTVPASGPVPPDSSPADGSEPQYNPPPNFPQTSGADDGTIIDEDSTPTGPFGPPQPTKGPGKPGRPTSKPYRPAKKPYVPLKPFQTPNDISDEVIDHDHDRNTPEFAIGFNINHNKPGTTIIRNLGRDYFGVPPGVSVRAHVQSIDLYPFGSKPISPAEALENDQT; from the exons ATGTATTGGACTTATAAAAGTGTGGTTGTGGTGTGTATGTGTGCGGCCGTAAGGACTCAGGTCATCCCGGGGAAGGCTAGGACCAGTGATGGGGATTATAATAGCGTGAATCCTGATGGATCCTTTGATTTTGG GTACGCGAACAAGGATCGGGGAGCAAGCTACCATTTAGCTCATGCGAATGCTAATGGCGTGGTCGGGGGGAGGTTTGGAGCTAAGGATCCGGCTACTGATACTGTGAAGGAAACTGTTTATACTGCTGGGCCTAGAGG ATTCCGCGCGAAGGGTCCCAACGTGCACAGGAACATGGACTTGGACCAAAGACCCAGGGGGAACATCGGCAACAAGGATGACCCCTACTTTGACCCCAGTGAAGACCCCAGCTACTCCTTCAAGATCGACACTAGGACATACACGAAGAATGAGAACGCTGATAGCAGGGGCGATGTCACTG GTCACTACTCGTTCGTTGACGACGTGGGAGAACGTCACGAGGTCTCCTACATAGCTGGAAGGGACACCGGTTTCCACGTGTCTTCAGCACATCCAGACAACCCGAGCATCATCGGGTCTCCGTTCCATAGGGTGCCGTTGGTGAGAGGCGAGACTAAGGCCAGAGGCAGGACCGCTGTGCAAAGAGGAAGGGATGGCTCTTATAG GTTCATATCAGCTGGTCCGGATCAGAGGCGAACTGAAAGTAGTGACTCACAAGGCAATGTCAGAGGATCGTACACATTCTTGGACGACAAAGGTGTTCAAAG GACCGTTAACTACATAGCTGGTCCCGGCATTGGCTACCGCATCGTGAAGAACAGCAACGACCCTTACATTCCCCCCTACTTCCCCACCATACCCAGTCAGTATGACCCTGAGTTCATCAACGCTGGCTCCAAGTATGGTGCTGGAAGCCCGCCAGCTGCGGCCGCTGATGATGTTTTCAAAG GCCCAGACGGTACCGCAGCATCAGGCCACGTAAAACCACCTCCGTTCCCAACCAGCGACTCCGACAGACCAACGAACACAGTCCCAGCATCTGGCCCAGTACCCCCCGACTCTAGCCCGGCTGATGGAAGCGAACCCCAGTACAACCCGCCTCCGAACTTCCCTCAAACCTCAGGCGCCGATGATGGAACCATCATAGATGAAGACTCCACGCCCACAGGACCATTCGGACCACCTCAGCCGACGAAAGGACCAG GCAAGCCGGGCCGGCCGACCAGCAAACCTTATAGGCCGGCGAAGAAACCGTATGTGCCACTAAAACCTTTCCAGACTCCAAACGATATAAGCGACGAAGTCATAGATCACGACCATGATAGAAACACTCCAGAGTTTGCAATAGGATTTAATATAAACCATAATAAGCCTGGTACTACGATTATTAGGAATTTAGGTCGGGATTACTTCGGCGTTCCTCCCGGGGTGTCGGTAAGGGCACATGTTCAGAGTATCGACTTATACCCTTTTGGTTCTAAGCCCATATCGCCTGCTGAAGCGTTAGAAAACGATCAGACGTAA